One Methanobacterium sp. DNA window includes the following coding sequences:
- a CDS encoding glycosyltransferase yields the protein MNKSPLVTIITPSYNQGHFIEDTIKSIINQDYTNIEHIVMDGVSTDNTLDILKKYEKQYNLKWVSEPDDGQTDALNKGFEMAQGEIVCWLNSDDVYFDKTVISKVVGNFEKYGDVGIIYGDGVFIDENGQILSVYHAVPWFSFNRLRRYQFFFQPSSFFRKKVVKSHKLDVTINLPMDHEYYLRLVKAGFKFKHVNEILSGYRVHMNTKTKSLPEDVDSELRDVQKKYGQQFNSYYYFSRYFDKIISAILMIYGMITIIKIHKNFKNQKFAFPAKLNSLSKAVKSQLFGWKEIMS from the coding sequence TTGAATAAATCCCCATTGGTAACTATCATAACCCCATCATATAATCAGGGTCATTTTATTGAAGATACAATCAAAAGCATCATTAATCAGGATTATACAAACATTGAACACATTGTTATGGATGGTGTTTCCACAGACAACACTTTAGACATCTTGAAAAAATATGAAAAACAATATAATTTAAAGTGGGTTTCTGAACCTGACGATGGTCAAACAGATGCCTTAAATAAGGGATTTGAAATGGCTCAAGGAGAAATAGTTTGCTGGCTTAATTCTGATGACGTATACTTTGATAAAACTGTGATTAGTAAAGTTGTGGGAAATTTCGAAAAATACGGCGATGTGGGGATTATTTATGGTGATGGTGTGTTTATTGATGAAAATGGGCAGATTTTAAGTGTTTACCATGCTGTTCCATGGTTCAGTTTTAATCGTCTGCGCAGATACCAATTCTTTTTCCAGCCATCCTCCTTTTTTAGGAAAAAAGTGGTTAAGTCACATAAATTAGACGTGACAATTAACTTACCTATGGATCATGAATACTACTTAAGACTGGTGAAAGCTGGATTTAAATTTAAGCATGTAAATGAGATTTTATCCGGTTACAGAGTTCATATGAATACTAAAACCAAAAGCTTGCCTGAAGATGTAGATTCTGAGCTTAGAGATGTTCAGAAAAAATATGGGCAACAATTTAATTCATATTATTATTTTTCAAGATATTTTGATAAAATCATATCTGCTATTTTGATGATTTATGGTATGATCACCATAATTAAAATCCATAAAAATTTTAAAAATCAGAAATTCGCCTTTCCAGCTAAATTAAACTCTTTATCAAAAGCCGTTAAATCTCAGCTTTTCGGATGGAAAGAAATAATGTCTTAA
- a CDS encoding glycosyltransferase, whose protein sequence is MKDKNITFVIFAYNEEERIEYVLRCFKDYGKLMIIDNYSTDNTIKIAEKYTDLIYQYKNPGWVENKEVTDFVFDKVHTDWVYFAFVDELAPKTLLKKLVELSIQDKYKVVYIARRNYHYGLKKLYLENAELPRFFKKGAINFENNKIHGFGEIVVSKDEIFHLPMKNKYSVHHFSTYNISKFEINHNKYSDIEAKDNFENNIKFSPFRLLLIPIATFFRYYFINSGWKSGWAGFIMTLQYCFFLFNTQAKLWELENDINLETIEQKYDKLKEEMLNEGD, encoded by the coding sequence TTGAAAGATAAAAACATTACATTTGTAATTTTTGCTTATAATGAAGAAGAAAGAATAGAATATGTTTTAAGATGTTTCAAGGATTATGGTAAATTAATGATAATCGATAATTACAGTACTGATAATACTATAAAAATTGCTGAAAAATATACAGATTTAATATATCAATATAAAAATCCAGGATGGGTTGAAAATAAAGAGGTTACTGACTTTGTTTTTGATAAAGTTCATACAGATTGGGTTTATTTTGCATTTGTGGATGAGCTGGCACCTAAAACGCTTTTAAAAAAGTTAGTAGAGTTATCAATTCAAGATAAATACAAAGTAGTCTACATTGCCCGAAGAAATTATCATTATGGATTAAAAAAATTATATTTAGAAAATGCTGAGCTACCAAGATTCTTCAAAAAAGGAGCAATAAATTTCGAAAATAATAAAATTCATGGCTTTGGTGAGATTGTTGTTTCAAAGGATGAAATATTTCATCTACCAATGAAAAATAAATATTCTGTACATCATTTTAGTACTTATAACATCAGCAAGTTTGAAATTAACCATAATAAATATTCTGACATAGAAGCAAAAGATAATTTTGAAAATAATATTAAATTTTCACCCTTTAGACTACTCCTAATTCCAATAGCAACATTTTTTAGATACTATTTTATAAATAGCGGCTGGAAATCAGGATGGGCTGGATTTATCATGACCCTGCAGTATTGTTTTTTCTTATTTAATACTCAAGCAAAACTGTGGGAACTTGAAAATGATATTAATTTAGAAACAATAGAGCAAAAATATGATAAATTAAAAGAAGAAATGTTAAATGAAGGTGATTAG